The genomic DNA CAGATAAGTCGAATAAACATGATGATTCTAAGTCTAAAACTAATCAAAATTCAAATAGTGAATCTAAGAAAAATGAAAGTTCACATTCTGGGGATAGCGTGAAAGATTTAAATCAAGCTGAGAAAGTTGCATTAGCGTTAAGTAATGATAGCGTGTCAAATGTAGCTATTACGGCGAATGACATAAAGCGTCATTCATATATCGAAAATGGGAACGGCGGGAAAACAAAAGAAAGTATAGATAAATATGAATTAAAAGCAACTGGAGAAGCCATTGAAGGTGCACCAGAGGGTATGACATTTTATAGTGCTATGCCTGCCAAAGGGTCATTTGCGACGCTAATTGGTGTTAGTGATGATAAAGTAGCAGTGATAGGTACCCAAAGCCCAGGCAAATATCAACAATTTATTCAATCTGATTTAGGTCATGAACTTGATGTAAATGAGCTATACAATAAATACGGAAAAGATTCAGATTATAAAAAAGTCGCAAAACAAATTTCTATTAGTGGTGGTTCGAATAGTACGAAGTCTGCTGACAGCAACCAAAAAAATACAAAAGAATATTTCGCAAAAGTATGGCTGACAGCACGTCATAATGCCGATGAAACGTTTAAAGAAGATGATTATACTTACGATCCTGTCGATATGTCAGGGGAACCGATTAACCCATATAATGAAGATGCTTCAGAAGTCTATCCTGAAGGAACGATTGCACTAAGCCCGTCATTTACTTCTCTAGGTCATGTGATTTTCAAAGATAATAATGATGGTACTGTAACATTTTATGATGTGCCAAGTCATTTCCAAGATCATCGTTGGGATGAAGATGGCTATTCTAAGAGTGAAACGGCTCGAATTTTAAATAATGGTCAAACGAAAAAAATCGCTAATCCTTCTACGTCAGAAATTGAAAAAGTAGCGAGTCACATTACATCTGAAACACCTAGACAATACGATAGTCCAGCTTCAGATGACAATAGCTCAGAAGAAACGGATAGTAGTTCAAGTGATGAAACGGTGACACGAGATAATGTCATTGATAAAGTTGAGGATTATGAAGGTCATAAATTAGATACGTCTACGTATTCTTATAAAGAACCTGAAAAAGACTCAGACGGTAACTGGGGCTTCTCATTTATAGATAAAAATGGCGATTTGGCAGGTTCATACATTGTAACTTCAGATGGAGACGTTACTAAATATGACGAAAATGGTAAACCAGAATAAGCTTAGTACTAATTAATGATTAAAAGCGCCCGGCATAGCGTTCTTAGAATGACCAAGAACTTTATGACACGGACGCTTCTTTTTATTTATATATTTCTTTGATTTCATCTAATCTGTCTATAAAGCTATCAATGTAAGATTGAGGTTCCAGTATTTTAGCGTGTGGCGCTAATTGGTAAGCGATATAGTACGCATCGAATCTTGTACAATTGACCCAAACTAATACCTTATCTTCATTTTCCTCAACTACCTCTTTGATTGAAAACTGTTGTTGGAATTGGTTCCAAATTTGCGTGTGAAGCTCAAATAAAACAGGATTTCTCGTACCATCACGTTTAAACTTCAAATCTAGCACTTTAACAGCCACAATATCCCTAAGCGCAACTGTATGGATGTCATGATCCTCTTCATACGTAAACCAATAATCATAATGCATATATAATATGGATAATGGTTTGATGAATACCTTTCTATCTTGAAATTCAACACGGACGATATCCTTATTAACTATAGCACGTTGTAAAATCATTAATGTTTTCCCAGGCAATAATTCTTGTCGAACTTTAAATTGATTTAGTGTGCTCATTAGTACATGTTTGTCTGTAATATTCATTGAAGAAATAGAATTAAGAATAAATTTATGAATATCATAATGAAGGATAGGTGTTAAACTTTGTAATTTAATTAGTAAACTAAGAATCCCTAGACTATGTTTACTCTTCGTATCTTGTTTAAGTTCATACCCTGATAATTGGTGATTGTAGATAACCCTAGTATTATTGCCACTCCAAAAATCATTTTCATAAAAGAAAGTGTTAAGTGTGTGGATGTCACGTTGAATGGATTTTTTACTAACATCTGTAAATTGATTCAAGTCATATTGTGTCACAACACGGCCTTTAAGAAGCAAAGTTAAAATATTAAGTATACGAGTTGATTTATCCAAACATTTGGTCCCCTTTGCATCTATATTAAATATGTTTTGAAAATTAATTATATAGTATCATATTATTTTTATTATGTGTATAATTCTAAAATTAAAAAGTAGCGATACTTTAGTTTGGTAAAATATAAAAGTGTAATCAACTCATAATAGAGTAATTAGGCATACATTAAATAGGTTGAAAGGTATTTGAGGTCGAGGATTGCTTTAAATGTTAAAAGCCTGAAACAGTGATTGTCTCATGCTTTATAAGATCAGTTCTATTTATTTTGCAATGGATTGATGTGAAAGTAGAAGGGCGTAAACAGTATCTAAATGAGGTGTGTTGAGATGATAGTACTTTGCTTTTCTATAGATAAAGCCTTGAATGGCTTCGACCTCCAATGGTTGGCTATTTAACACATCGTAATACATACTCGTGCCCATATGGTCAGGGTAGCCTGCATAAATTCGCATGATATCTTCAACTAATGAGTCAGGAAACTGAATGCCTTCCGATAAAGCTACGTGTTGTCCTTCGTATAATAAATTTCTGCATAATTGCTCGACTTCTTTAATTTTTAAGATTTGAGCGGTATTATGACCAAGTGCAGTTATAGAATTAATACCTAAGTTTACGAGTAATTTATACCAAATTTTTTCTTCAATATTGTCTTCAAGTACGAGTTCAATTTTTGTATGATCAAGTAATTGTTTTAAGCGTGATGTTTGAGCATCTTTTTGAACATGTAATCGATAATCACGAAAATGTACAACTTCGTTTCCAGATTTTTGACCGCTAATGTAAACAACAGCTTGGTATGTGTGTTGAAATGGAAGACTTGGCAGTAGACCGTAGCCATTTTGCGCTAAAATAAAAAGCGTTTCTTCATGAGCTAAATGATGCAATTTGGGTATTAAGTCATTGAGTTGATGCGTTTTGACGGCAATAATAATAACGTCAAAGGTTGAAGTTACGTCATCTATGTTATGTGCGTATACAGTTTGATTTGCTGGTTGAATGGTTATGTGTTTATTAGAACGGCCAATTAATGTAATATTTGATAGCTTTTGTTGAAGCTCAAAAGAGATAGTTGTTCCAACTGCACCTGGCCCGATAATAGCAATTTGCATTTAAAACTTTCCTTTCTATGTATTCTTAAATATAATTATACGTATTATTATCGAACTTTTAATATAGGAGTTAATTTAAAAATGAAAAATTTAGCAAAATTAGTGGAAATGAAGCAGAGTAAAGAGAAAATTTCGATGAT from Staphylococcus taiwanensis includes the following:
- a CDS encoding HTH domain-containing protein; translated protein: MDKSTRILNILTLLLKGRVVTQYDLNQFTDVSKKSIQRDIHTLNTFFYENDFWSGNNTRVIYNHQLSGYELKQDTKSKHSLGILSLLIKLQSLTPILHYDIHKFILNSISSMNITDKHVLMSTLNQFKVRQELLPGKTLMILQRAIVNKDIVRVEFQDRKVFIKPLSILYMHYDYWFTYEEDHDIHTVALRDIVAVKVLDLKFKRDGTRNPVLFELHTQIWNQFQQQFSIKEVVEENEDKVLVWVNCTRFDAYYIAYQLAPHAKILEPQSYIDSFIDRLDEIKEIYK
- a CDS encoding oxidoreductase; this translates as MQIAIIGPGAVGTTISFELQQKLSNITLIGRSNKHITIQPANQTVYAHNIDDVTSTFDVIIIAVKTHQLNDLIPKLHHLAHEETLFILAQNGYGLLPSLPFQHTYQAVVYISGQKSGNEVVHFRDYRLHVQKDAQTSRLKQLLDHTKIELVLEDNIEEKIWYKLLVNLGINSITALGHNTAQILKIKEVEQLCRNLLYEGQHVALSEGIQFPDSLVEDIMRIYAGYPDHMGTSMYYDVLNSQPLEVEAIQGFIYRKAKYYHLNTPHLDTVYALLLSHQSIAK